A stretch of Pseudochaenichthys georgianus chromosome 2, fPseGeo1.2, whole genome shotgun sequence DNA encodes these proteins:
- the LOC117459753 gene encoding probable G-protein coupled receptor 34: MTTASSSLLFALSASSSSNTSTLPVSMFTDTSLPNSSSSNQTKCSFDDHALRLPLAVLYSLFFLFGLVGNLFALWVFLFLHSSRNSVRVFLINCAVADLVLLACLPFRVFYHLNGNRWALGSVACKMVGNLFYMNMYISITLLGLISLDRYLRLRGKGRARRDIRMSLWGRSRHWSWLACGALWGLSLVALVPMIATAEDKDFQGKCFQYKQRSSKAKGKAYFNGVLVLLFWLVFVMLVVSYAKIASKLMKVSRDKPDLPNAHRYQRTAKKSFFVLFLFTICFAPYHAFRPVYIISQLSEAMSCDHLKLVDRTNEIMLLFSAFNSCLDPVMYFLLSGTVRKTALRALGHRLGNRFIFLNDATSNSSTTEFRRGSVPMTNTPSGTPRTSICIINSTLRRTGLNAVPATG; encoded by the coding sequence ATGACCACCGCTTCCTCTTCCTTACTCTTCGCTCTGTCAGCCTCTTCCTCGTCTAACACCTCTACCCTCCCCGTTTCGATGTTTACCGACACCTCGCTTCCTAATTCCTCTTCCTCAAACCAGACTAAGTGTTCGTTTGATGACCACGCCCTCCGTCTGCCTCTCGCCGTTCTCTACTCCCTGTTCTTCCTGTTTGGGCTCGTGGGTAACCTCTTCGCCCTGTGGGTCTTCCTTTTCCTGCATTCAAGCCGCAACTCTGTGCGTGTGTTCCTCATAAACTGCGCCGTGGCTGATCTGGTGCTCCTGGCGTGTCTGCCCTTCAGGGTTTTCTACCATCTCAATGGAAACCGCTGGGCGCTGGGGTCCGTCGCCTGCAAGATGGTGGGAAACCTTTTCTACATGAACATGTACATCAGTATCACGTTACTGGGGCTCATCAGCTTGGACAGATACCTGAGGTTGAGGGGGAAGGGCAGAGCGCGGAGAGACATCAGGATGAGCCTGTGGGGGCGCAGCCGGCACTGGAGCTGGTTGGCGTGCGGCGCTCTGTGGGGGCTGTCGCTGGTGGCGCTGGTGCCCATGATTGCTACAGCAGAGGACAAAGACTTCCAGGGCAAGTGCTTTCAGTACAAGCAGCGTAGCAGCAAAGCCAAAGGGAAGGCTTACTTCAACGGCGTGCTGGTGCTGCTGTTCTGGCTCGTCTTCGTCATGCTGGTGGTCTCCTACGCCAAGATCGCCTCCAAGCTGATGAAGGTGTCCCGGGACAAGCCGGACCTTCCCAACGCGCACAGATACCAGCGCACTGCCAAGAAGTCCTTCTTCGTGCTCTTCCTGTTCACCATCTGCTTTGCGCCCTACCACGCCTTCCGCCCCGTCTACATCATCTCGCAGCTGAGCGAGGCGATGTCGTGTGACCACTTAAAGCTGGTGGACCGCACCAATGAGATCATGCTGTTATTCTCCGCCTTCAACAGCTGTTTGGATCCTGTCATGTACTTCCTGTTGTCCGGCACAGTGCGCAAAACCGCCCTGCGAGCGCTTGGACACCGACTCGGCAACCGGTTCATCTTCCTTAATGACGCGACGTCAAACAGCTCGACCACAGAGTTCAGACGAGGTTCTGTGCCTATGACTAACACCCCCTCGGGCACCCCCAGGACGAGCATCTGCATCATCAACTCCACCCTGCGCCGCACAGGACTGAACGCGGTGCCGGCTACTGGATAA